A genomic window from Triticum urartu cultivar G1812 chromosome 7, Tu2.1, whole genome shotgun sequence includes:
- the LOC125518199 gene encoding nascent polypeptide-associated complex subunit alpha, muscle-specific form-like isoform X1, giving the protein MVAAAAGAKRKRDLSEDEVYLILHKYSPATILTALQEVAQHTERRSINWRALVAKTATGITSAREYQMLWRYIAYRHDFIENTEDIGAQPLGDESDLECEIEPFPKPSNEAAAEASRFAKILIYGPSREQGSSHRVNSEVPLLNTPNEKIPRVPSDKQLAQSHRLTNGTGPISNSKQASHTGLSPDPFDGNGPHKKTKKPKAWSNKEDADLMDGVHKCGEGNWLNILHRYKFDSTRTYVQLSQRWAVICRRQGTTKPAKAKSVTTEFDIKATQKAFSMALDMPMGKPGGFSTLRSGASQQSTQHPAPVFVAAAPELKCATSSSSFPLPVPVPAQGQIPLPWAQPAPAQAAASKVSNTSNKSRNSSKKQNAQANPTNAPSSIQAAAIAAGGRIAPASIATNLLKAAQSSQAVHITPKAMPIRPRGKGSSRTSTSSKASTMAGEPGTQPGSAEHPELPNCSAPTPSPPVLVTQSIEQVNLVSGVAGVNPPEQSASAHLLEPDRALSTTPVSGPCDNMEMDDDSTFCAVTMEDLFPEDVKQPEMVNQPEIVKQPEMIDPKAEESIDPKDADMLEFDRFVAQGCLTTDCLDKSKGVKIAPGAQGAIPSQKKQPKQQPTVVKSVPVSARGAPATVKKTKTLASHGATFPSTVTSSGLVGTGNAGVLSKAIYRKPPGPGTTGKQNRCQEIMAQKQHAMSSNSSTMARNAAPGVGTPARNAAPGVGTPARNAAPGVGTPARNAAPGVGTPAKNMSPGAGTPVRNAVPATGTLAKNMAPVTGAPARNAAPGTGITPARNLLTGTGTPPARNSLTGTATPPVRTAAPGTGTPPVRNPAPSAGTPPGRNSLTGTRTPASRQYTPVVNGPSKGNPPASQ; this is encoded by the exons AtggtggcagcggcggcgggggcgaAGCGGAAGCGAGATCTCTCCGAGGACGAGGTGTACCTCATCCTCCACAA GTACTCGCCCGCGACAATTCTGACGGCGCTTCAGGAGGTGGCGCAGCACACGGAGAGAAGGAGCATCAACTGGAGGGCGCTGGTGGCCAAGACGGCCACGGGGATCACCTCCGCCCGCGAGTACCAGATGCTCTGGCGCTACATCGCCTACCGACATGACTTCATCGAGAACACCGAGGACATCGGCGCCCAGCCTCTG GGTGATGAGAGCGACTTGGAATGTGAGATTGAACCCTTTCCTAAGCCGAGCAACGAAGCTGCAGCTGAGGCCTCCCGGTTCGCGAAG ATCTTAATCTATGGACCTTCACGTGAGCAAGGTTCTAGTCATCGCGTTAACTCAGAAGTTCCTCTGCTAAACACTCCAAATGAGAAGATACCGCGTGTTCCATCTGACAAACAGCTTGCTCAGAGCCATCGTCTAACAAATGGTACAGGTCCAATTTCCAACTCAAAACAGGCATCCCATACAGGGTTATCTCCTGATCCTTTTGATGGGAATGGACCTCATAAAAAGACAAAGAAGCCTAAAGCATGGTCCAACAAGGAGGACGCAGACTTAATGGATGGTGTACATAAGTGTGGTGAAGGAAATTGGCTGAACATTCTGCATAGATATAAATTCGATAGCACAAGAACTTATGTTCAATTGTCTCAG AGATGGGCAGTCATTTGCAGGCGCCAAGGAACAACCAAGCCTGCTAAAGCTAAATCAGTCACGACGGAGTTCGATATAAAAGCTACTCAAAAGGCATTCTCTATGGCTCTTGATATGCCTATGGGGAAGCCTGGTGGATTCTCTACATTAAGATCAG GAGCTTCACAACAAAGCACTCAACATCCTGCTCCAGTATTCGTTGCTGCGGCTCCTGAGTTAAAATGTGCAACATCCTCTTCATCATTCCCGTTGCCAGTACCAGTGCCAGCACAAGGGCAGATTCCACTTCCTTGGGCGCAACCAGCTCCTGCTCAAGCTGCAGCCTCAAAAGTGTCAAATACTTCAAACAAGTCACGAAATAGCTCTAAGAagcaaaatgcacaagcaaatCCTACAAATGCTCCTTCCTCGATACAAGCTGCAGCTATTGCTGCTGGTGGACGAATCGCCCCAGCAAGCATCGCCACCAATTTATTGAAAGCTGCACAATCCTCGCAAGCTGTGCACATAACCCCGAAAGCTATGCCCATAAGACCTCGAGGAAAAGGATCTTCAAGAACTTCTACAAGCTCTAAAGCATCCACTATGGCTGGTGAGCCTGGAACACAGCCTGGTAGTGCTGAACACCCAGAACTTCCAAACTGCAGTGCCCCTACACCATCTCCTCCGGTTTTGGTAACACAGTCAATCGAGCAAGTTAATCTTGTGTCAGGAGTTGCAGGAGTTAATCCCCCTGAACAATCTGCTAGTGCACATTTGTTGGAACCTGATAGAGCATTGAGCACCACACCAGTGTCTGGCCCATGCGACAATATGGAGATGGACGACGACTCTACATTTTGTGCAGTCACGATGGAGGACTTGTTTCCTGAAGACGTGAAGCAGCCGGAGATGGTGAATCAGCCAGAGATAGTGAAGCAGCCTGAGATGATAGACCCCAAAGCTGAGGAGAGCATAGACCCCAAGGATGCCGACATGCTGGAATTCGATCGCTTTGTTGCCCAAGGATGCTTGACTACAGATTGTTTGGATAAGAGCAAAGGTGTCAAAATTGCTCCTGGAGCTCAAGGTGCTATTCCCAGCCAGAAGAAACAACCGAAACAGCAACCCACAGTTGTGAAAAGCGTCCCTGTGTCTGCTAGAGGAGCACCAGCAACCGTGAAGAAGACCAAAACTCTAGCTTCACATGGGGCAACCTTTCCATCAACAGTCACCTCTAGTGGCCTTGTTGGCACAGGCAATGCTGGTGTGCTGAGTAAAGCAATATATCGGAAGCCACCTGGCCCAGGCACCACAGGCAAACAAAATAGGTGCCAAGAAATTATGGCCCAGAAGCAGCATGCTATGAGCTCAAATAGTAGCACAATGGCCAGGAATGCGGCTCCTGGCGTCGGAACACCAGCCAGGAATGCGGCTCCTGGCGTCGGAACACCAGCCAGGAATGCGGCTCCGGGCGTCGGAACACCAGCCAGGAATGCGGCTCCGGGCGTCGGAACACCAGCCAAGAATATGTCTCCCGGTGCCGGAACACCAGTTAGGAACGCGGTTCCAGCCACCGGAACACTAGCTAAAAATATGGCTCCTGTCACCGGAGCACCAGCCAGGAATGCGGCTCCTGGCACTGGAATAACACCAGCCAGGAACTTGCTTACCGGCACTGGAACACCACCAGCCAGGAACTCGCTTACCGGCACTGCAACACCACCAGTCAGGACTGCGGCTCCTGGCACTGGAACACCACCAGTCAGGAACCCGGCTCCCAGTGCTGGAACTCCACCAGGCAGGAACTCGCTTACGGGCACCAGAACACCAGCCAGTCGCCAGTATACCCCAGTGGTGAATGGGCCTAGCAAGGGGAATCCACCTGCCAGCCAGTAG
- the LOC125518199 gene encoding mucin-5AC-like isoform X2 — translation MVAAAAGAKRKRDLSEDEVYLILHKYSPATILTALQEVAQHTERRSINWRALVAKTATGITSAREYQMLWRYIAYRHDFIENTEDIGAQPLGDESDLECEIEPFPKPSNEAAAEASRFAKILIYGPSREQGSSHRVNSEVPLLNTPNEKIPRVPSDKQLAQSHRLTNGTGPISNSKQASHTGLSPDPFDGNGPHKKTKKPKAWSNKEDADLMDGVHKCGEGNWLNILHRYKFDSTRTYVQLSQRWAVICRRQGTTKPAKAKSVTTEFDIKATQKAFSMALDMPMGKPGGFSTLRSGASQQSTQHPAPVFVAAAPELKCATSSSSFPLPVPVPAQGQIPLPWAQPAPAQAAASKVSNTSNKSRNSSKKQNAQANPTNAPSSIQAAAIAAGGRIAPASIATNLLKAAQSSQAVHITPKAMPIRPRGKGSSRTSTSSKASTMAGEPGTQPGSAEHPELPNCSAPTPSPPVLVTQSIEQVNLVSGVAGVNPPEQSASAHLLEPDRALSTTPVSGPCDNMEMDDDSTFCAVTMEDLFPEDVKQPEMVNQPEIVKQPEMIDPKAEESIDPKDADMLEFDRFVAQGCLTTDCLDKSKGVKIAPGAQGAIPSQKKQPKQQPTVVKSVPVSARGAPATVKKTKTLASHGATFPSTVTSSGLVGTGNAGVLSKAIYRKPPGPGTTGKQNRCQEIMAQKQHAMSSNSSTMARNAAPGVGTPARNAAPGVGTPARNAAPGVGTPAKNMSPGAGTPVRNAVPATGTLAKNMAPVTGAPARNAAPGTGITPARNLLTGTGTPPARNSLTGTATPPVRTAAPGTGTPPVRNPAPSAGTPPGRNSLTGTRTPASRQYTPVVNGPSKGNPPASQ, via the exons AtggtggcagcggcggcgggggcgaAGCGGAAGCGAGATCTCTCCGAGGACGAGGTGTACCTCATCCTCCACAA GTACTCGCCCGCGACAATTCTGACGGCGCTTCAGGAGGTGGCGCAGCACACGGAGAGAAGGAGCATCAACTGGAGGGCGCTGGTGGCCAAGACGGCCACGGGGATCACCTCCGCCCGCGAGTACCAGATGCTCTGGCGCTACATCGCCTACCGACATGACTTCATCGAGAACACCGAGGACATCGGCGCCCAGCCTCTG GGTGATGAGAGCGACTTGGAATGTGAGATTGAACCCTTTCCTAAGCCGAGCAACGAAGCTGCAGCTGAGGCCTCCCGGTTCGCGAAG ATCTTAATCTATGGACCTTCACGTGAGCAAGGTTCTAGTCATCGCGTTAACTCAGAAGTTCCTCTGCTAAACACTCCAAATGAGAAGATACCGCGTGTTCCATCTGACAAACAGCTTGCTCAGAGCCATCGTCTAACAAATGGTACAGGTCCAATTTCCAACTCAAAACAGGCATCCCATACAGGGTTATCTCCTGATCCTTTTGATGGGAATGGACCTCATAAAAAGACAAAGAAGCCTAAAGCATGGTCCAACAAGGAGGACGCAGACTTAATGGATGGTGTACATAAGTGTGGTGAAGGAAATTGGCTGAACATTCTGCATAGATATAAATTCGATAGCACAAGAACTTATGTTCAATTGTCTCAG AGATGGGCAGTCATTTGCAGGCGCCAAGGAACAACCAAGCCTGCTAAAGCTAAATCAGTCACGACGGAGTTCGATATAAAAGCTACTCAAAAGGCATTCTCTATGGCTCTTGATATGCCTATGGGGAAGCCTGGTGGATTCTCTACATTAAGATCAG GAGCTTCACAACAAAGCACTCAACATCCTGCTCCAGTATTCGTTGCTGCGGCTCCTGAGTTAAAATGTGCAACATCCTCTTCATCATTCCCGTTGCCAGTACCAGTGCCAGCACAAGGGCAGATTCCACTTCCTTGGGCGCAACCAGCTCCTGCTCAAGCTGCAGCCTCAAAAGTGTCAAATACTTCAAACAAGTCACGAAATAGCTCTAAGAagcaaaatgcacaagcaaatCCTACAAATGCTCCTTCCTCGATACAAGCTGCAGCTATTGCTGCTGGTGGACGAATCGCCCCAGCAAGCATCGCCACCAATTTATTGAAAGCTGCACAATCCTCGCAAGCTGTGCACATAACCCCGAAAGCTATGCCCATAAGACCTCGAGGAAAAGGATCTTCAAGAACTTCTACAAGCTCTAAAGCATCCACTATGGCTGGTGAGCCTGGAACACAGCCTGGTAGTGCTGAACACCCAGAACTTCCAAACTGCAGTGCCCCTACACCATCTCCTCCGGTTTTGGTAACACAGTCAATCGAGCAAGTTAATCTTGTGTCAGGAGTTGCAGGAGTTAATCCCCCTGAACAATCTGCTAGTGCACATTTGTTGGAACCTGATAGAGCATTGAGCACCACACCAGTGTCTGGCCCATGCGACAATATGGAGATGGACGACGACTCTACATTTTGTGCAGTCACGATGGAGGACTTGTTTCCTGAAGACGTGAAGCAGCCGGAGATGGTGAATCAGCCAGAGATAGTGAAGCAGCCTGAGATGATAGACCCCAAAGCTGAGGAGAGCATAGACCCCAAGGATGCCGACATGCTGGAATTCGATCGCTTTGTTGCCCAAGGATGCTTGACTACAGATTGTTTGGATAAGAGCAAAGGTGTCAAAATTGCTCCTGGAGCTCAAGGTGCTATTCCCAGCCAGAAGAAACAACCGAAACAGCAACCCACAGTTGTGAAAAGCGTCCCTGTGTCTGCTAGAGGAGCACCAGCAACCGTGAAGAAGACCAAAACTCTAGCTTCACATGGGGCAACCTTTCCATCAACAGTCACCTCTAGTGGCCTTGTTGGCACAGGCAATGCTGGTGTGCTGAGTAAAGCAATATATCGGAAGCCACCTGGCCCAGGCACCACAGGCAAACAAAATAGGTGCCAAGAAATTATGGCCCAGAAGCAGCATGCTATGAGCTCAAATAGTAGCACAATGGCCAG GAATGCGGCTCCTGGCGTCGGAACACCAGCCAGGAATGCGGCTCCGGGCGTCGGAACACCAGCCAGGAATGCGGCTCCGGGCGTCGGAACACCAGCCAAGAATATGTCTCCCGGTGCCGGAACACCAGTTAGGAACGCGGTTCCAGCCACCGGAACACTAGCTAAAAATATGGCTCCTGTCACCGGAGCACCAGCCAGGAATGCGGCTCCTGGCACTGGAATAACACCAGCCAGGAACTTGCTTACCGGCACTGGAACACCACCAGCCAGGAACTCGCTTACCGGCACTGCAACACCACCAGTCAGGACTGCGGCTCCTGGCACTGGAACACCACCAGTCAGGAACCCGGCTCCCAGTGCTGGAACTCCACCAGGCAGGAACTCGCTTACGGGCACCAGAACACCAGCCAGTCGCCAGTATACCCCAGTGGTGAATGGGCCTAGCAAGGGGAATCCACCTGCCAGCCAGTAG
- the LOC125518199 gene encoding nascent polypeptide-associated complex subunit alpha, muscle-specific form-like isoform X3 — translation MLWRYIAYRHDFIENTEDIGAQPLGDESDLECEIEPFPKPSNEAAAEASRFAKILIYGPSREQGSSHRVNSEVPLLNTPNEKIPRVPSDKQLAQSHRLTNGTGPISNSKQASHTGLSPDPFDGNGPHKKTKKPKAWSNKEDADLMDGVHKCGEGNWLNILHRYKFDSTRTYVQLSQRWAVICRRQGTTKPAKAKSVTTEFDIKATQKAFSMALDMPMGKPGGFSTLRSGASQQSTQHPAPVFVAAAPELKCATSSSSFPLPVPVPAQGQIPLPWAQPAPAQAAASKVSNTSNKSRNSSKKQNAQANPTNAPSSIQAAAIAAGGRIAPASIATNLLKAAQSSQAVHITPKAMPIRPRGKGSSRTSTSSKASTMAGEPGTQPGSAEHPELPNCSAPTPSPPVLVTQSIEQVNLVSGVAGVNPPEQSASAHLLEPDRALSTTPVSGPCDNMEMDDDSTFCAVTMEDLFPEDVKQPEMVNQPEIVKQPEMIDPKAEESIDPKDADMLEFDRFVAQGCLTTDCLDKSKGVKIAPGAQGAIPSQKKQPKQQPTVVKSVPVSARGAPATVKKTKTLASHGATFPSTVTSSGLVGTGNAGVLSKAIYRKPPGPGTTGKQNRCQEIMAQKQHAMSSNSSTMARNAAPGVGTPARNAAPGVGTPARNAAPGVGTPARNAAPGVGTPAKNMSPGAGTPVRNAVPATGTLAKNMAPVTGAPARNAAPGTGITPARNLLTGTGTPPARNSLTGTATPPVRTAAPGTGTPPVRNPAPSAGTPPGRNSLTGTRTPASRQYTPVVNGPSKGNPPASQ, via the exons ATGCTCTGGCGCTACATCGCCTACCGACATGACTTCATCGAGAACACCGAGGACATCGGCGCCCAGCCTCTG GGTGATGAGAGCGACTTGGAATGTGAGATTGAACCCTTTCCTAAGCCGAGCAACGAAGCTGCAGCTGAGGCCTCCCGGTTCGCGAAG ATCTTAATCTATGGACCTTCACGTGAGCAAGGTTCTAGTCATCGCGTTAACTCAGAAGTTCCTCTGCTAAACACTCCAAATGAGAAGATACCGCGTGTTCCATCTGACAAACAGCTTGCTCAGAGCCATCGTCTAACAAATGGTACAGGTCCAATTTCCAACTCAAAACAGGCATCCCATACAGGGTTATCTCCTGATCCTTTTGATGGGAATGGACCTCATAAAAAGACAAAGAAGCCTAAAGCATGGTCCAACAAGGAGGACGCAGACTTAATGGATGGTGTACATAAGTGTGGTGAAGGAAATTGGCTGAACATTCTGCATAGATATAAATTCGATAGCACAAGAACTTATGTTCAATTGTCTCAG AGATGGGCAGTCATTTGCAGGCGCCAAGGAACAACCAAGCCTGCTAAAGCTAAATCAGTCACGACGGAGTTCGATATAAAAGCTACTCAAAAGGCATTCTCTATGGCTCTTGATATGCCTATGGGGAAGCCTGGTGGATTCTCTACATTAAGATCAG GAGCTTCACAACAAAGCACTCAACATCCTGCTCCAGTATTCGTTGCTGCGGCTCCTGAGTTAAAATGTGCAACATCCTCTTCATCATTCCCGTTGCCAGTACCAGTGCCAGCACAAGGGCAGATTCCACTTCCTTGGGCGCAACCAGCTCCTGCTCAAGCTGCAGCCTCAAAAGTGTCAAATACTTCAAACAAGTCACGAAATAGCTCTAAGAagcaaaatgcacaagcaaatCCTACAAATGCTCCTTCCTCGATACAAGCTGCAGCTATTGCTGCTGGTGGACGAATCGCCCCAGCAAGCATCGCCACCAATTTATTGAAAGCTGCACAATCCTCGCAAGCTGTGCACATAACCCCGAAAGCTATGCCCATAAGACCTCGAGGAAAAGGATCTTCAAGAACTTCTACAAGCTCTAAAGCATCCACTATGGCTGGTGAGCCTGGAACACAGCCTGGTAGTGCTGAACACCCAGAACTTCCAAACTGCAGTGCCCCTACACCATCTCCTCCGGTTTTGGTAACACAGTCAATCGAGCAAGTTAATCTTGTGTCAGGAGTTGCAGGAGTTAATCCCCCTGAACAATCTGCTAGTGCACATTTGTTGGAACCTGATAGAGCATTGAGCACCACACCAGTGTCTGGCCCATGCGACAATATGGAGATGGACGACGACTCTACATTTTGTGCAGTCACGATGGAGGACTTGTTTCCTGAAGACGTGAAGCAGCCGGAGATGGTGAATCAGCCAGAGATAGTGAAGCAGCCTGAGATGATAGACCCCAAAGCTGAGGAGAGCATAGACCCCAAGGATGCCGACATGCTGGAATTCGATCGCTTTGTTGCCCAAGGATGCTTGACTACAGATTGTTTGGATAAGAGCAAAGGTGTCAAAATTGCTCCTGGAGCTCAAGGTGCTATTCCCAGCCAGAAGAAACAACCGAAACAGCAACCCACAGTTGTGAAAAGCGTCCCTGTGTCTGCTAGAGGAGCACCAGCAACCGTGAAGAAGACCAAAACTCTAGCTTCACATGGGGCAACCTTTCCATCAACAGTCACCTCTAGTGGCCTTGTTGGCACAGGCAATGCTGGTGTGCTGAGTAAAGCAATATATCGGAAGCCACCTGGCCCAGGCACCACAGGCAAACAAAATAGGTGCCAAGAAATTATGGCCCAGAAGCAGCATGCTATGAGCTCAAATAGTAGCACAATGGCCAGGAATGCGGCTCCTGGCGTCGGAACACCAGCCAGGAATGCGGCTCCTGGCGTCGGAACACCAGCCAGGAATGCGGCTCCGGGCGTCGGAACACCAGCCAGGAATGCGGCTCCGGGCGTCGGAACACCAGCCAAGAATATGTCTCCCGGTGCCGGAACACCAGTTAGGAACGCGGTTCCAGCCACCGGAACACTAGCTAAAAATATGGCTCCTGTCACCGGAGCACCAGCCAGGAATGCGGCTCCTGGCACTGGAATAACACCAGCCAGGAACTTGCTTACCGGCACTGGAACACCACCAGCCAGGAACTCGCTTACCGGCACTGCAACACCACCAGTCAGGACTGCGGCTCCTGGCACTGGAACACCACCAGTCAGGAACCCGGCTCCCAGTGCTGGAACTCCACCAGGCAGGAACTCGCTTACGGGCACCAGAACACCAGCCAGTCGCCAGTATACCCCAGTGGTGAATGGGCCTAGCAAGGGGAATCCACCTGCCAGCCAGTAG